The stretch of DNA ACGCAGCAGGGCATGGTAAacttcgataaaaaaaaaaaagtgcaattgTTACTTAACTGAGCAAACATCAACTGCACAACGTTATATGCTAAATTCTGTTActtagcgtctctctctctccaaaatctaacatcatctttcattttgaagaaaggaggatgaggatgaggactTTGTATTTGTCAACGGCGCTAACGGAGACAAGGAGCCCGTGGTGTTCCTACTGGGCTGGCTTGGGGCGCAGGATCAGCACTTGGCTAAGTATTGCACCATATATAACCAGCGAGGGTTAGTGTTGCTGGCCTGTCATTGCCGCTGTTACTTTTGTCACCTACCAGCTCTGTAATCTCGGCTCCATTCCACCAGTCTCACAATACATTATAATGCAAAGATGCAGAAATGCACTAGGTTCCTAATCATAAGTTAAATCCATGAGTCTCACAGCACCAACATCACAACCCACAGATGCATCACCATTCGCTACACGTCGCCATCATCATATGTGTTCTTCAGGCCTGCCGTGAAGCTCATGCCCATTGCCCGCAAGCTGTTATCTCTGTTGCGGGACATGAGCCTGGATGACCACCCTGTCTTCTTCCACATGTTCAGCAATAACGGTTCCGTTCTGTACTATTACCTGACACAGGCCATGGCAGAGCCCACCGCCCCACACATCACTGTCAAGGGATGCATCTTTGACAGCACTCCCGCACCAAGAAGGATTTTCTCAGGTGCCTCTGTTTTCCTGCCATGTACATAGACTTTGTGTTGCCTGTAGATTGTTGTTTAGGGCACTCAGGTTGTCTCAGTATTTTTGTTTTGGAACCTTAGTGTTTAGAGGCCTCCATGTTTTGTTTAAGAGCATTAGTGCCTTGCTTGAACACACTGGTTGTCCCTCCAGGAGTGCGTGCCATGTATGAGGTGACACCTGGCTCAGTGTGGATGAAGTTGTGTGTCTCCCTGGGCATGATGCTGTACCTGCTGGGCTGGAAGGTGCTCTCCATCTCCTGGACCATTATTTCTGGCAAGCTGCCCATCAATCCTCCCTGGACACTGGTGGAGGTAATGGCTTTCCCTCACGATAATGGTGATTGCTTTTATGTCTGTCTTTTAACATTTGCATCTCTACTTGTATCAAGTTTTTAGAAAGAGTTTTGGGAAATCAATGGTGTGTATGCAGCAGAGACATCTGTACAACTGAGAAAACTTGAATCTTTGGCATGAAAAGACAAAACTGTGTTAAAAtagttgtttactttttttgcaATGCATTTCTTATACCAGGTGAGTTTTCCCAAAAGTAAGTCAGTTAGTGCTCTAGCTTGATAAATCTCCTCACTGCAGGACTCATCTCGCAGTCCACAACTGTTCCTGTACTCCAGAGCCGACAAACTCATCAGCTTCCAGGATGTAGAGCTGTTCATGAGTGAGCGGCAGAGGGTCGGCGTGCCTGTGGTGGCCAAGTGCTGGCCTGACTCACCCCACGTCCAGCACTACAGGTGAGCCATCCACCAATTGTTCTGTTGTTGACTTAACTCCCCTTACCAGCCACCAATTGTGTTGCCATTAACTCTATAGATTCCTCTTGGCACCCTTACAGCCAGCATTATTTGTGTTAGTTGATAATTCTTTACTTCCCTTGTGGTGGAAGAGAGACAGCCACTGTGGCTGGAAGATTACTGATATATCACAGTACAGTAAAGTTTTACCAATACTTTTCTGAGATACACCTTAAAATTCTGCCATTAGTCTCTAAGACGCACCTTGATATCACAATGACTACATACCCAGACTTCTCCAGCTCATCCTGCTCCTCTTGTCCTCAGAGTGTATCCTGAGGAGTACAGGGAGGTGGTGTACTCCTTCCTCACTCAGTGTCTCAGTCAAGAGGGTGTGATCCTTAGCCAGCCTcagcttgctgctgctgccactgctgctgcctcccCAACCTTTGAGGGTGAGACAAAGACCAAGAGTGATTAAGATACTAATGCATCATAAAGTCATTAATTCATGCTAGTGTGAAAATTGGTTTTgcatattatttttatattaatttatttcatttttgtgaAAAACGATTACAGACACTCCCTGATTAATAAACATTCACATTCTGAATATCCATAGACTTGAACAAGAAACTTGGGTCAGAATTACCCCACCATGGTAAATGTgaggacaaaacacacacacacacacacagtgttagGATATGTGGCTACCCTAAATAACCATTTTTCGTTGAGCGTAATACCATAATACCCTGAGTTTTACAATCTACTTAAGTGCTATGGGTGCAAAACTCAAGAAGGTACTTGTACATCCTAAGTATTTTACAAATTAATCACTTGAAAACCTAACTAGTTTGTAACTTGGGGAGTGTCTGCATGTCCGTCTATTTTCATCTCGGTGATTTTCTATCTAGCGTCAGGGAACTAAAGAGATATATGATGTATCTGTTATATGATCCAGGGATGATTTGTGAAATGTTGTGTTACTTGAGGATCAAAAACCTATAACCAAACCTTGCAAACCTTCAGTGTGTTGAGAACATTGTTTATGTTGGCAGTGATGATCAGCATTTTACTAAAAATTCCATTTTTCTgtcagagagagtgagtgagtgaaggaaagtaaatcAAAGAATGGTCTACTTTCAGATGTGATGTAAGGTTACATTATTGCTTCATTGTGATGTAGGATGAGTAACCTCATAGGTGGTTTGTGTACTAGTGGGTAGGAAAAGTAGGCATAGACATTTATGTAAGCAGTTTTTTTCTCTGGTTTTATTACTACACAAAGAAGGAAGGTCAGTGACTCAAGTCTGTTTTGTTATGCCCAGGAGGTAAGAAAGTTTTCCATATCAAGTATTTGTGCATCATTTTTCTTTGAACCTTTTGATGCAAGGAAACATGGTATGCAGTTCAGATATTGGATGACTTGTCTCTCATATAAAACTTTGACCCCATGGAGTTGGTAAATCTGTAAatatatcaccatcattactttgTGAATCTTTTGATGCAAGGACACATTGATAGAGTTCAGATAGTAGATGCCTTGTCTGTCTCTCATGCATAAGACTTTGAACCTATGCAGTTGGTAAATCTAATCCTGTTTATCTGTCCCTGATGGAAGTATAGTTTTAGTGGCAATAGCAGAAGAGCTATCAATGTACATCAATCCTGCACACTCCCTCTTAAACTCTCTAGGGAAAGTCCAAATAGGAATCTTTTTGTATTCCTATCAATGTATTTTATTCCGCAAACTCGTCTTTTGTCTCCATTTCAGAGGAAGGCAATGACAAAGTATTTGAGAAAGTAATGGAAGCTGCAAAAAATCACTGTAACCCATCCATCCATATTCTTCACCCTTACACACTCTAAGCCTCTCTCTATCTAACCCTCATTTTCCAATTCACACTCCAAGTCTCTGCTTTAACCTCATCTTCCTATTCACACTAAGTCTCTATCTTTAATcctatttttcctattcatctcaTCAATTCCCAACCCTTCCAATGATAAAACCAACTCAGGGTGCTGCATTTAACCCCATCCACTCCACCAGTCCATGCTTCAGTGCTTCACCTGTATAGGACTGCAAGTACTTTTGTGTATTCTTCCACTACTGAGTCATTACAATCACACACCTTGTCTTTTCTGTCCAGATTTCACACCTCACAGTTCCATcccagggtaaaaaaaaaaatgagttaaaTGATGTATTTTCAGAAACCATGTTGCAAaatgttttatatattcttCTGCTACTAAGAGTCACCATTTGTTCTGTTGGATATTAAACTTGCACAATTTTTCTCCCCTGTGGCTCTTATTGCACACCTCAACACTTCCATCCCAGGGTATTAATGAGTTTAATGTATTTTTAAAAAATCATAATGCAAAATGTTTAATGCATTGTCATACCACGAGTTATTCCGTCATCCTGTTGAACCAACTTATCCCTTCTGTCTGCATTCTACACCTCAAATTCCAATTGCTGGAAGAAAAAATTTtgaattttgacatatttttgaAAAGCTTCACTGTAAAATGTTGCTTACAGACAAGAGTATCGACCAGAAGCAGGGCACTACATTTTGTTGTACTATTTGGGAACTCaaggacaatatatatatatatatatatatatatatatatatatatatatatatatatatatatatatatatatatatatatatatatatatatatatatattttttttttctccccatttcttttttctatcttaagtcttccctcagtccctcctccacttcctccccatTGCAATATTAGTACTTCTCAGTTTAATGATTAGTTACTTCAATAACTTAAGTTTACTAATGTTGCTGTTTAAGGCTCCTACTTTATTACTACAAGATTGCTCCAATGAATGCATTGTCTTTGTCCTAAGAAGCATGATATAGATTCCTGAAGTCCTGTGCTGTGATTTAATTGATATTATGCTTGGAGAGAGATTAGAGCTAACACTCATGCTTGAGTATTTGTTCATCTGCATTTAATATTTTATCTCTTGCAATCAAGACCATTTTTAtatctctattttatttcaatttctgtTTCATCTGCTCTGATTTTTTTCAGCTCTcacttctctgttttatttatcatttcccTGCTTCATAGTGGCACCCTAAGTAGCCTACAGAACAAAGCAGGTGGCAGCCAGTGTTACTTAAGTTACTGTGTCAATGTCCTTAGTAAATAGAACACTGCAGTAACAGGAGGGAAATGTAAGTAGTGACCTGAATGACATAAAAATTCTGTGTTCCTGGGGAATGTGTGAATAATATCAAAGGCACAAAGGCCAAGGTAGAGAAAGGTGGTAGCTGTGGTAGCTTTGTCACTTAGTAAATTCTGAGTGATGTAGCAATTCTGTGTTCCTGGAGAGTGTGTGAATGGTCTCAGGCACAAGGCCAAGATAGAGAGGAGCACATCAGTAGCCTCCTCATCAGTATGTCTTGAACTTCACTCTTGTTCTGCTCACACTTCATTCTTGCTCTGCTTGTACCTTATCACAGCAGAGTACAGCTGACCAAAACCCACTCAGATCTTTGTGTTAATGTAAGGGAGAATAAGGAGATTAAACTTAAAACACTACTATCAGTCCGCACCATCCATAGATTAATCCAGCATCCTCTTAAAACTAACATAACATAGAACCTAACAAATtcagggaagctacaagaagccatcaggccttcATGTGTTAGTTCCTGTTCTATGCACTTGACAATGTTCTTGctaatttttctttgattaGCAATGTATGAAACTTGCATTTATCTTGAGTGTCATACCTCATATTAGAACATCACAGAAACATAGAGATAAATAAGAGGTCATTGCTGGGGACTGAACCACTGACAGAACTCTATATAAAGCTAAGTCTGAAACATTTCCAATAAAACCAAAAGAAATCACCAAGGCCTGAGCAAACTTTGTCCAGTTTTGACTGCTTCATCACTACATATCTGAAAGGAAGCATGCACACTATACCTTGCTGTACAGTCACTGGCAAGCATTTTTAGACTGAAGTGAGTatgggaatggaagaaaagagtgacTGTGTGTATTACTAAAAACCTCACTCTACTTTCTTCTGATGTGCAAgtgaaagcattttttttttcttactggaGTGGATATGAAAGCTGAAAAAGAATGACTGTGTATTactagagagacagaaaaatctTGGTGAGGTAGAGGTAGGATACAAACTACCTGTCCTTTCAGTGGAGTAGGagtaatgtgaatgttttctcAGGTTTTAGTCATCTCAATGTGTTGTGCTTCACTGCCTTAGACTAGTAGTTCACATATAGTCACTACCTGTGTTTGATGATTAGGAAGtgttgctagtgtgtgtgtgtgtgtgtgtgtgtgtgtgtgtgtgtgtgtgtgtgtgtgtgtgtgtgtgtgtgtgtgtgtgtgtgttactttgagGGTAAGTTGTGTTTAGGTCTGTATTGGTCTAAGCCACAAGTCTTTGTATTGTTATACATTTGAGTTTTGCATCAGGGCAACTTCCAGTGatgctgtttttattttatttatttatttatttgttttattcattcaattatttatttatttatttttgtcatatttgAATATCTGCCCAAGCAT from Portunus trituberculatus isolate SZX2019 chromosome 20, ASM1759143v1, whole genome shotgun sequence encodes:
- the LOC123506568 gene encoding transmembrane protein 53-B-like isoform X4 gives rise to the protein MEDDLEYFITFPTPMPKEIQRRNASGKEDEDEDFVFVNGANGDKEPVVFLLGWLGAQDQHLAKYCTIYNQRGPAVKLMPIARKLLSLLRDMSLDDHPVFFHMFSNNGSVLYYYLTQAMAEPTAPHITVKGCIFDSTPAPRRIFSGVRAMYEVTPGSVWMKLCVSLGMMLYLLGWKVLSISWTIISGKLPINPPWTLVEDSSRSPQLFLYSRADKLISFQDVELFMSERQRVGVPVVAKCWPDSPHVQHYRVYPEEYREVVYSFLTQCLSQEGVILSQPQLAAAATAAASPTFEAPGEMIGYPRNASTTGRM
- the LOC123506568 gene encoding transmembrane protein 53-B-like isoform X1, which produces MEDDLEYFITFPTPMPKEIQRRNASGKEDEDEDFVFVNGANGDKEPVVFLLGWLGAQDQHLAKYCTIYNQRGCITIRYTSPSSYVFFRPAVKLMPIARKLLSLLRDMSLDDHPVFFHMFSNNGSVLYYYLTQAMAEPTAPHITVKGCIFDSTPAPRRIFSGVRAMYEVTPGSVWMKLCVSLGMMLYLLGWKVLSISWTIISGKLPINPPWTLVEDSSRSPQLFLYSRADKLISFQDVELFMSERQRVGVPVVAKCWPDSPHVQHYRVYPEEYREVVYSFLTQCLSQEGVILSQPQLAAAATAAASPTFEAPGEMIGYPRNASTTGRM
- the LOC123506568 gene encoding transmembrane protein 53-B-like isoform X3, with protein sequence MEDDLEYFITFPTPMPKEIQRRNASGKEDEDEDFVFVNGANGDKEPVVFLLGWLGAQDQHLAKYCTIYNQRGCITIRYTSPSSYVFFRPAVKLMPIARKLLSLLRDMSLDDHPVFFHMFSNNGSVLYYYLTQAMAEPTAPHITVKGCIFDSTPAPRRIFSGVRAMYEVTPGSVWMKLCVSLGMMLYLLGWKVLSISWTIISGKLPINPPWTLVEDSSRSPQLFLYSRADKLISFQDVELFMSERQRVGVPVVAKCWPDSPHVQHYRVYPEEYREVVYSFLTQCLSQEGVILSQPQLAAAATAAASPTFEGETKTKSD
- the LOC123506568 gene encoding transmembrane protein 53-B-like isoform X6; protein product: MEDDLEYFITFPTPMPKEIQRRNASGKEDEDEDFVFVNGANGDKEPVVFLLGWLGAQDQHLAKPAVKLMPIARKLLSLLRDMSLDDHPVFFHMFSNNGSVLYYYLTQAMAEPTAPHITVKGCIFDSTPAPRRIFSGVRAMYEVTPGSVWMKLCVSLGMMLYLLGWKVLSISWTIISGKLPINPPWTLVEDSSRSPQLFLYSRADKLISFQDVELFMSERQRVGVPVVAKCWPDSPHVQHYRVYPEEYREVVYSFLTQCLSQEGVILSQPQLAAAATAAASPTFEAPGEMIGYPRNASTTGRM
- the LOC123506568 gene encoding transmembrane protein 53-B-like isoform X2, with protein sequence MEDDLEYFITFPTPMPKEIQRRNASGKEDEDEDFVFVNGANGDKEPVVFLLGWLGAQDQHLAKCITIRYTSPSSYVFFRPAVKLMPIARKLLSLLRDMSLDDHPVFFHMFSNNGSVLYYYLTQAMAEPTAPHITVKGCIFDSTPAPRRIFSGVRAMYEVTPGSVWMKLCVSLGMMLYLLGWKVLSISWTIISGKLPINPPWTLVEDSSRSPQLFLYSRADKLISFQDVELFMSERQRVGVPVVAKCWPDSPHVQHYRVYPEEYREVVYSFLTQCLSQEGVILSQPQLAAAATAAASPTFEAPGEMIGYPRNASTTGRM
- the LOC123506568 gene encoding transmembrane protein 53-B-like isoform X5 translates to MEDDLEYFITFPTPMPKEIQRRNASGKEDEDEDFVFVNGANGDKEPVVFLLGWLGAQDQHLAKCITIRYTSPSSYVFFRPAVKLMPIARKLLSLLRDMSLDDHPVFFHMFSNNGSVLYYYLTQAMAEPTAPHITVKGCIFDSTPAPRRIFSGVRAMYEVTPGSVWMKLCVSLGMMLYLLGWKVLSISWTIISGKLPINPPWTLVEDSSRSPQLFLYSRADKLISFQDVELFMSERQRVGVPVVAKCWPDSPHVQHYRVYPEEYREVVYSFLTQCLSQEGVILSQPQLAAAATAAASPTFEGETKTKSD